The Fusarium falciforme chromosome 4, complete sequence genomic interval TAATGATGTCCGATTGTCAATCTACAGTTAAAGCCAACCACGTGCCTCCACTGCCTGCCTGCCAATCTGTGGATGCATCTCGTCAAGGTTCGCGATGGATCATGGCCAAGGGTCACCTGCTGCAATGATGCGGGTAGCCGGGTCAACTAGTCCTTGCCGAAGTGATCGTATGATGGTGATCTCGATTGAAGTGAATGCTTGTCTACCTTTCCTATCTTTTAACTCCACCGTTACAGACACTCTCAACACCAATTGCTTTCTGCCATCAATCGAGACAATGCTCGCGAGACCATCCACAGCCCGTCTTCCCTCCCTCGTCTGTCGCACGTGGGCTCGCAGCCTCTCAGGCGTCGCTCCCACTCGgacgccgacgacgacgctggCCCCACGTCGACTGGACCTGAACcccaccaagaccatcaacccCTCCATCCGTCTCAAACTCTTCCCTTCGAGAGCTGCATCTACACCATCATCTTTTGTATTTTCTAGACAATTGAACACCATGGCCCCCGTTAAAGAGTTTTCCCTCCTCTGCCTGGAGAACCCTCTCCTCGGTGAGTCGTCTCGAAGCTTGAATACCCCTCAATGATTGAATCTTACTCCCCTTACACCGACATGTCCAGTCTTGGATTGCGTGCTGACGGTTACCTTTTTGTCCCTCCCCCGCAGACATCCAGGCCGTCGGTGACCAGGCCCTGCTCGACAAGTACGgcctcaaggccaacgatgccatcctcgccgaggagaagcacaTCCCTCTCTACGAGGACCTCCTGAACAACTATGATGCCAAGCTCATCGCTGGCGGCGCTGCCCAGAACAGCGCCCGAGGTGCCCAGTACATCCTCCCTCCCAACAGCGTCGTCTACATCGGCGGTGCCGGCGACGACAAGTACTCTGCCATCCTCCACGACGCCGTCAAGGCCGCTGGCCTCCGTGTCGAGTACCGCGTCGACCCCAAGGAGAAGACTGGCCGCTGCGGTGCCATCATCACTGGCCACAACCGAAGCCTGTGCACCGACCTCGGTGCTGCCAACCACTACGACCTGGACCACCTGAAGCAGCCCGAGATCTGGAAGCTCGTCGAGAACGCCGAGGTGTACTACGTCGGTGGCTTCCACTTCACTGGTGAGAGAGAGCTCCAACAGCTTAGCTCACGTCCAATTGCGCTAATATAAACCAGTCTGCCCCCCCGCCATCATGGAGCTTGCCAAGCAGGCTGCTGAGCACAACAAGATCTTtgtcctctccctctccgcaCCCTTCATCCCCCAGTTCTTCAaggaggttgttgatgcCAGCGCCCCCTACTGGGACTACATCATCGGTAACGAGACCGAGGCCGCTGCTTACGCCGAGTCCCACGGCCTGCCCAGCAAGGAGCCCAAGGACGTCGTCAAGCACCTTGCCAACCTCCCCAAGGAGAACACCAAGCGAAAGCGAGTTGCCATTGTCACTCAGGGCACTGACCCTACCCTTGTTGCCATCCAGGGTGAGGAGGGTATCAAGGAGTTCCCCGTCCACGCCATCGAGCCCGAGAAGATCAACGACACCAACGGTGCCGGTGACGCCTTTGCCGGTGGTCTCCTTGCCGGTATCCTCGAGGGCAAGCCCCTTGAGACCAGCATCGACCTCGGCCAGTGGCTCGCCCGTCTCAGCATCCAGGAGCTTGGACCTTCGTAAGTTCACCCCCATGAGCACGATTGATTCTACTACCTC includes:
- a CDS encoding Adenosine kinase — its product is MDHGQGSPAAMMRVAGSTSPCRSDRMMVISIEVNACLPFLSFNSTVTDTLNTNCFLPSIETMLARPSTARLPSLVCRTWARSLSGVAPTRTPTTTLAPRRLDLNPTKTINPSIRLKLFPSRAASTPSSFVFSRQLNTMAPVKEFSLLCLENPLLDIQAVGDQALLDKYGLKANDAILAEEKHIPLYEDLLNNYDAKLIAGGAAQNSARGAQYILPPNSVVYIGGAGDDKYSAILHDAVKAAGLRVEYRVDPKEKTGRCGAIITGHNRSLCTDLGAANHYDLDHLKQPEIWKLVENAEVYYVGGFHFTVCPPAIMELAKQAAEHNKIFVLSLSAPFIPQFFKEVVDASAPYWDYIIGNETEAAAYAESHGLPSKEPKDVVKHLANLPKENTKRKRVAIVTQGTDPTLVAIQGEEGIKEFPVHAIEPEKINDTNGAGDAFAGGLLAGILEGKPLETSIDLGQWLARLSIQELGPSYPFPKQTYQGA